A genomic region of Nostoc sp. UHCC 0702 contains the following coding sequences:
- a CDS encoding cupin-like domain-containing protein, protein MNIAVENKLAQTSVKKIERIHKPTLEEFKQATHSYSQPVIITGKIAEWKAFSLWSIDYLNTVLSKKEINVSVSQTQRFAFEPENDYVLPTTKMQFTEFTDWILQSNKADQYYYLNQNPIETSFPELLPDIETPEYFNKKLFLVANLWIGTGGNTIPLHWDSAQNLLCQVRGRKRFLLFEPKQTPFLYPFPVDSKISHMSPVNIEKPDLDKFPKFQKAKYIEDILEPDEMLYIPPFWWHQFYSLDQLNISVNFWWMANLKDYFAPQSRRIFLKNPKQLWDFLNYFAKQMFERNKV, encoded by the coding sequence ATGAATATCGCTGTAGAAAATAAATTGGCTCAAACTTCAGTCAAAAAAATTGAACGTATTCATAAACCTACATTAGAGGAGTTTAAACAGGCGACCCACTCTTATAGTCAACCAGTGATCATTACTGGTAAAATAGCTGAATGGAAAGCATTTTCTTTATGGTCAATTGATTATTTGAATACTGTTTTAAGTAAAAAAGAAATTAATGTCAGCGTTTCTCAAACCCAAAGATTCGCCTTTGAACCAGAAAATGACTATGTTTTGCCTACCACAAAAATGCAGTTTACTGAGTTTACGGATTGGATTCTTCAGAGTAATAAAGCTGACCAATACTATTACCTTAATCAAAATCCTATTGAAACCTCCTTTCCAGAACTATTGCCAGATATTGAAACTCCAGAATACTTTAATAAAAAGTTATTCCTGGTAGCAAATCTCTGGATAGGTACTGGTGGTAATACCATACCATTACATTGGGATTCAGCACAAAATTTATTATGTCAGGTGCGTGGCCGAAAGCGGTTTTTGCTGTTTGAACCAAAACAAACTCCTTTTCTATATCCTTTTCCTGTGGATTCAAAAATTTCACACATGAGTCCCGTAAATATTGAAAAACCTGACTTGGATAAATTTCCTAAATTTCAAAAAGCAAAATATATAGAGGATATACTGGAACCAGATGAAATGCTTTATATTCCACCCTTTTGGTGGCATCAATTTTACTCTCTCGACCAGCTAAATATTTCTGTTAATTTCTGGTGGATGGCAAATTTGAAAGACTATTTTGCACCACAATCAAGGCGAATTTTCCTAAAAAATCCTAAACAACTTTGGGATTTTCTCAACTACTTTGCAAAGCAAATGTTTGAGAGAAACAAGGTGTAA
- a CDS encoding aminotransferase class III-fold pyridoxal phosphate-dependent enzyme has product MQPSQKAKDIEQTQQEIERSLHVLTLSAKSEQALLDLAGRYQTFLADEPTESLADICFSANTRRSHFEHRLAIITESTLQLQEVLNEFRTGNKAATLVSGQLRKNQPPRLAFLFTGQGSQYIGMGRQLYEQAPIFRKTLDQANEILLPHLEKPLLEVLYPSSEESSLLNETVYTQPALFALEYALTKLWQSWDIQPSVVMGHSVGEYVAACVAGAFTFEQGLKLIAKRASLMQALPQDGEMVAAFTDEATVQAVIQPYLQEVAIAAINSPRNIVISGVGQAIKAVVAHLTTQGVETRRLKVSHAFHSPQMEQILDAFAQQASQIEFQALQIPLISNLTGQVVLPGEMLDAGYWVRQTRESVKFMTGINTLFEQGYELFLEIGPKPILSSLGKHCQQSGSATWLSSLTKEKDDWHSLLLALSSLYVQRADINWMGFDEGYSRNVLSLPTYPFQRKRYWFDNFSMNGNQLSDKEDKSQNHKSSQKENNSPVTTPSTTKQREKILLQLRSLIAKLLKAQPEEVGLYTSFLEMGADSIALMDAIRAMENIYGFQITIRQLFEDLPNIDAVATYIHQNLSPEWSITDLPEVESDLEIKTQQQTQPTIPATFAKPPISSRQGAEAGETTSETALERIMRQQLEVVSQSMSQLVSQQLEFLEKNGLSTTNFLSSQNGKSQTNGQIKTPVVPIAEKNQQKDVTTSFLNSQVNIKSQQTPQQPSLYSPSLMEGLSPEQQHHLEALIALYNQRTQKSKERSQTYRPVIADSRAVAGFRLSTKEMVYPIIGERAQGSKFWDVDGNEYVDITMGFGVLLFGHAPSFITKAVQEQMELGLQIGPQSNLAGEVAQLICELTSMERATFCNSGTEAVMTALRLARTATGRTKIALFAGSYHGHFDGVLARALNGQMTGVPMTSGVSQRIVEDILVLDYGNPESLKILQAYAHELAAVLVEPVQSRHPHLQPQEFLLELRHLTEAAGCALIFDEVLTGFRIHPGGAQAWFGIQADITTYGKIVGGGMPIGIVAGKAAYMNGIDGGLWNYGDGSYPQAEKTFFAGTFNKNHVGMAAARSVLQYLKEQGPSLQQQLNQRTSEFAAILNAYFDEENVPIQITYFGSLFRFTFSGNLDLLFYHLLVKGVYIWEGRNCFLSTAHTDQDIDYLIQAVKDSVEELRSGGFLPKRSFKSAETEKQQEGILVPTLGKLGS; this is encoded by the coding sequence ATGCAGCCAAGTCAAAAAGCAAAAGACATCGAGCAAACACAACAAGAAATTGAACGCTCACTGCATGTACTGACCTTATCAGCAAAAAGTGAGCAGGCTCTGTTAGATTTGGCGGGTCGTTACCAAACATTTTTAGCTGATGAGCCGACAGAATCGTTAGCTGATATTTGTTTTTCTGCTAACACCAGGCGATCGCATTTTGAACACAGGCTAGCTATCATTACTGAATCTACTCTACAGTTGCAAGAGGTGCTGAATGAATTTAGAACTGGAAACAAGGCTGCAACACTGGTAAGTGGTCAATTACGTAAAAATCAGCCTCCTCGACTGGCGTTTTTATTCACTGGTCAAGGTTCGCAGTATATAGGTATGGGCCGCCAACTCTATGAACAAGCACCTATCTTCCGCAAAACCCTCGACCAGGCAAATGAAATTTTACTTCCCCATTTAGAAAAACCCCTGCTCGAAGTCTTGTACCCATCAAGTGAAGAAAGTTCGCTTCTCAATGAAACCGTCTACACCCAACCGGCTTTATTTGCTCTGGAATATGCTTTAACAAAGTTATGGCAGTCTTGGGATATACAACCTTCTGTAGTCATGGGTCATAGTGTGGGCGAATATGTGGCTGCTTGTGTTGCAGGGGCTTTTACCTTTGAACAAGGACTCAAGCTGATAGCCAAACGAGCAAGTCTCATGCAAGCACTTCCCCAAGATGGTGAGATGGTAGCTGCGTTTACCGATGAAGCAACAGTGCAAGCAGTCATTCAACCCTACTTGCAAGAAGTCGCGATCGCTGCTATTAATAGTCCGAGGAATATTGTCATTTCTGGTGTAGGTCAAGCAATAAAAGCAGTCGTAGCTCATCTCACAACACAAGGAGTGGAAACCAGACGATTAAAGGTTTCTCATGCCTTCCACTCTCCCCAAATGGAGCAAATTTTAGATGCATTTGCACAACAGGCAAGCCAAATTGAGTTTCAAGCTTTGCAAATTCCCTTAATTTCCAATTTGACTGGTCAAGTTGTGCTACCTGGAGAGATGCTTGATGCTGGCTATTGGGTTCGCCAAACTCGAGAATCAGTAAAATTCATGACGGGGATCAATACTCTGTTTGAGCAAGGCTATGAGCTATTTTTAGAAATCGGGCCAAAGCCCATTCTTTCAAGTTTAGGTAAACATTGTCAGCAGTCAGGTTCGGCAACTTGGTTATCTTCTTTAACCAAAGAGAAGGATGATTGGCATTCATTGCTTTTGGCCTTATCAAGCCTTTATGTACAAAGAGCAGATATCAACTGGATGGGATTTGATGAGGGCTACTCACGAAATGTTTTGTCACTGCCGACTTACCCTTTCCAGCGAAAACGTTATTGGTTTGATAACTTCTCTATGAATGGCAATCAATTGAGTGACAAAGAAGATAAGTCTCAAAATCATAAATCGAGTCAAAAGGAAAACAATTCTCCAGTGACTACCCCTTCTACAACCAAGCAACGGGAAAAAATCCTTTTGCAATTGCGCTCCCTAATAGCGAAATTGCTGAAAGCCCAGCCAGAGGAAGTGGGGCTTTATACTTCTTTCCTAGAAATGGGGGCTGATTCAATAGCTTTGATGGATGCCATACGAGCTATGGAAAATATTTATGGATTCCAAATTACTATTCGTCAGTTATTTGAAGATTTACCAAATATTGATGCAGTAGCAACCTACATTCATCAAAATCTATCTCCAGAATGGAGTATTACGGATTTGCCAGAAGTTGAGTCTGATCTGGAAATAAAAACGCAACAACAAACTCAACCAACTATACCTGCTACATTTGCTAAGCCACCAATTTCTAGTAGACAGGGCGCAGAAGCAGGAGAAACAACATCAGAAACTGCCTTGGAACGAATTATGAGGCAGCAGCTAGAAGTTGTATCTCAGAGCATGTCACAACTGGTGTCTCAGCAGTTGGAATTTTTGGAAAAGAACGGTTTGTCTACAACAAATTTCTTGTCGTCTCAAAATGGCAAATCTCAAACTAATGGTCAAATAAAAACGCCTGTTGTTCCTATTGCAGAAAAGAATCAACAAAAAGACGTTACTACATCATTTTTAAATTCTCAAGTTAATATTAAATCTCAGCAAACTCCTCAACAACCATCTTTATATTCTCCTAGTTTAATGGAAGGGCTAAGCCCAGAACAACAACATCATCTAGAAGCACTGATTGCTCTTTATAACCAGCGTACTCAAAAATCGAAGGAGCGATCGCAAACCTATCGTCCAGTGATAGCAGACAGCAGAGCTGTTGCAGGTTTTCGCCTTTCTACTAAGGAAATGGTTTACCCCATCATTGGCGAACGAGCGCAAGGCTCTAAATTTTGGGATGTAGATGGCAACGAGTATGTAGACATCACAATGGGATTTGGGGTGCTTCTGTTTGGTCATGCTCCATCTTTCATTACTAAAGCTGTACAAGAGCAGATGGAGTTGGGTTTACAAATCGGCCCACAGTCAAATCTAGCGGGAGAGGTCGCCCAGTTAATTTGTGAACTTACTAGCATGGAGCGCGCCACCTTCTGTAATTCAGGCACAGAAGCAGTGATGACAGCGCTGCGTCTAGCACGCACTGCCACAGGTCGTACTAAGATAGCTCTATTTGCTGGTTCTTATCATGGTCATTTTGATGGAGTTTTAGCCAGAGCGCTAAATGGGCAGATGACTGGTGTGCCGATGACTTCTGGAGTATCTCAGCGCATAGTTGAAGATATTTTGGTACTCGATTATGGAAATCCCGAATCTCTGAAGATTTTGCAAGCTTACGCTCATGAATTAGCTGCCGTATTGGTTGAGCCTGTACAGAGTCGTCATCCGCATTTACAACCTCAAGAGTTTTTACTTGAATTAAGACACTTGACAGAAGCAGCGGGATGTGCATTGATTTTTGATGAAGTTCTTACAGGCTTCCGCATCCATCCCGGTGGGGCACAGGCTTGGTTTGGTATTCAGGCAGACATAACCACTTATGGCAAAATTGTTGGTGGTGGAATGCCCATAGGGATCGTAGCTGGTAAAGCGGCCTACATGAATGGAATCGACGGTGGTTTATGGAACTATGGAGATGGTTCCTATCCTCAAGCTGAAAAAACATTCTTTGCTGGAACCTTCAACAAAAACCATGTAGGCATGGCTGCTGCACGTTCAGTACTTCAGTATCTCAAGGAGCAAGGCCCTAGCCTACAGCAGCAGTTAAATCAGCGTACATCAGAGTTCGCTGCCATACTTAACGCTTATTTTGATGAAGAAAACGTACCCATCCAGATCACCTATTTTGGTTCGCTGTTTCGCTTTACCTTCTCAGGAAATTTAGATTTATTGTTCTATCACCTACTAGTAAAAGGTGTTTATATTTGGGAAGGACGTAACTGTTTTCTGTCCACAGCACATACAGACCAAGATATTGATTATCTCATTCAGGCGGTAAAAGATAGTGTAGAAGAGTTGCGCTCTGGAGGATTCTTACCCAAACGTTCATTCAAGTCAGCAGAAACTGAAAAACAGCAGGAAGGAATATTAGTCCCTACATTGGGCAAGTTGGGGAGTTGA